CGCTCAACGATATCCCCCGGGCCCCTGCCAGTTTAGCTGCTGCAAAAACCCGCTTCATGCCAGGCACCAGGTTTGCCCTGTAGGGCTGATGTATCCTATCATCCATTGCTGTAGCCAGAAGAGTGAAGTCCTGCTTCATCAAAGCAGTAACCAGAAGAGCTGTTCTGCCAATATTATAAACGGCATCAGAAAGAGATACTGACTGTGGCAGCACCTCCCGGGCAAGTTTGGTGGGCAGTACAAAATCCGGGATAGCCACAATACATTTGAGTTTAGCCGGTGGTTCAATTTTGGAGTACTTCACTTCCCCATCAGCCTGTGCTGAAACAACTATCCCCCCAACAAGAGCCGGAGCCACATTGTCCGGATGTCCCTCAATTTCTGTGGCCAGATTAATTAACGCCTTCTCCCCAAGGCGGTTTCCTGACAGGATATTTGCCGCTAACAGCCCCCCCACTATTGCGGAAGCGCTGCTGCCTAAACCCCTGGCAACAGGAATATTGTTTATTATTTTTATCCTTAGGCCTCGTGGTTCATAACCCGTATGCTTGAAAACCCTTAAGGCAGCGATATACACAATATTGCCGGGGTCACGGGGTATTTTTTCCGCACCGTCTCCCTCAACATCAATCTGCAGCCCGGCGCGGGTCTCTTCCATCTCCACAATGTTGAACAGTTTTAGGGCCATGCCCAAGGTATCAAAACCCGGACCCATATTAGCCGTAGTGGCCGGTATCTGAACTCGAATCATTTCCAATCCTCCGAAATCTGCCGCTTATTCGCCCTCAACTCTGATAACATTACATATCTCTTCAACTATAGACAATCCTCCGATAATTTTCAAGGCATCCTGAATATTTTTTTCCAGTACGTCATGGGTAACCCATACAATTTCAGCCAGACTTCCGATATTCCTCTTCTGAATCACCGAATCCAAGCTTACTTCCTGGTTACCAAATACACTGGCAATAGCCGCCAATACACCCGTTCTATCCAAGACCTTCATACGCACATAGAACTTGGCCTTGGTATCCCCGATATCTCTGATAATCTTATTATCATAACAGGTACAGGCAATACGTCCCCTGACATTCATGATTTTATTTCGGGCGGCATCTATAACATCTCCTACCACCGCAGATGCAGTGGGCAGTTCACCAGCCCCACGCCCATAAAACATAACATCTCCAACAGCATCACCCTGGATAAAAATGGCATTAAAAACATCATTTACCGATGCCAGGGGATGGCTCTGTGGAATAAACGTGGGATGAACCCTGACTTCGATTTCGCCATCAGTCTCTTTCCCTATTGCCAGGAGCTTGACAACATAGTTCAATTCCTTGGCATACATGATATCCCTTGCAGTAATTTTAGAAATACCTTCACAGTAAACATCCTTGAAGGAAACCCTGGTATTAAAAGCAATAGATGATAGAATGGCCAGTTTGCGGGCAGAGTCATATCCCTCAACATCAGAAGTAGGGTCAGCCTCAGCATAGCCCTTCTCCTGAGCTTCTGTCAATACATCTGCATAATTGCTGCCATCCTGGCTCATTTTGGTTAACATATAATTGGTCGTCCCATTAACTATTCCGTAAATAGCCTTGATTTGGTTGCCTGACAGGCCTTCCTTTAATGGGTGGATTATGGGAATTCCACCACCTACACTGGCCTCAAACAGTAAATCAACCTTGTTTTTTCCAGCAGCGCCGAAAAGTTCCTCACCATCCTGAGCCAGCAGGTCTTTATTTGCAGTAACAACACTCTTCCCAGCCTGCATTGCTCTCAGGATAAGTTCCCTGGATAGGGTAGTTCCCCCAATAACCTCAATTACAATATCAATATCCTTATCATTGATAATATCATCCGGATTTTTAGTCAGGACAGCTTTCGGGACACCGGCTTTTTGCGCTTTCTCAAAATCAATTTCCAGGACCTTCTTAATCTTTATATCAATACCGGCCCTTTTCCGGATAATATCCTGGTTGTTGTTTAAAACCTTCCATACTCCACCACCAACAGTGCCGCAGCCTAACAAAGCTGCCTGAATGCATTTCCCTCCCATTTTTAGCCCTCCTTTTAGTGTCAATGCTAACTCTGTCCGATTACTTCAACTTTTTTTACACCCTTAATGAGGCCAACCGCCTGTAAAAGAGTGGCTACAGGCACGGTCATCCCGGCTGTATCTATGGATACAGTCGCATTGGCAAGTCCCTGTAATGGGATACCCTGGTTAATTGTCAGGATATTACCCTGTTCTGCCGCTATTGTATTCAAAATGGTAGACAGGACTCCTGACTTGTGTTCCAGGAGAAGAGATACAGTAACAATCTTGTTATGTACCGCCCGATGAAAAGGAAATACGCCATCGCGATATTTATAAAAAGCGCTTTTTGACATTCCAACTTTCTGCACAGCTGTATTTACAGTCCCAGCTTCGCCACGGGCTATTATTTCTTTAACATCTGCAGTCTTTTTAATTGCCTCAGGCAAAATATCCACAGCAACGATATAATATTGCCTGGCCTCTTCTCTCACCATATGTCGCCACCGTCTCTCCCACGCGGAATATCATCCACCATGCACGGACTTTCTCTAAAGTATACCATCTGTATGAAAAAATATCAAGCCAATTTCCCGAAGAAAAATATAGAAAAACGGGCGGGATTTCCCGCCCTTCAGGATGTTGACAAAGTCAGTGATTTTAAGCTTAAAATGTTATAAGACAGGGGTAGATGAATTCCTCCGGCGGGCTACATCTCCGCCGGCAGCAGCTCCCGCTTCGCCGGTCGCTGGCCGGTCGGACGACAGACTCCGCCATCCGGAACACATCTACCCCTGTCCATATTAGAATTTAATGCTTAAAATATGAGGCTGACTTTCCTACTTTTCTGCCGGTGCGGTCCTTTCCCCGATGAAACCATACCTTTCATTCAACTTGCCGTACCAGGCAGCGGTCTGTACCTGGATGATAAATGCCAGGGTAACAATCAGTCCCGCCTTAACACCAAATGAAGCCAGGGCTACTCCCAGAGAGATAGACAGGTTCCGCATCACCGTACCATAGACCAATGCAATGGCATCTTCCCTGCCGAAAAAGGCCCTGCCGGCAACAGTACTGATAAGAAAATTGAATACATAAAACAGGAGCAGAACTATAAACCCTGTTATAATCAGATCAGGCTGGCTGATTATCATCCTGGCCTTCATGCTGATACTGGAAAATATGATCAGGAGCATGGCCCACTGGCTGAAACTGGGCAGAAGAGGCTTGAGCCTTGCCTGAAATTCCTTGGGTTCCATCCTTTTCATGAGGAACTTGAACGTTAAATTACCTAATATAAGCGGCAAAAAGACAATAACCGATATGGTGAAAAACAATTGAGTAATATTAATCGGGACCATTTTGCCTACCATGACAAGCAAGTACCAAGGGGCCAGCAGTGAACCTGTAATTAACCCTACAGCAGTCATTTTGATGGCTGCAGGAACATTCCCCTTAAATATCATAGTCCAGGATATAGTCATCCCACTGGTAGGCAGCAGAGATGCCAGAGCCAGTCCGGCGATCATTTCGGGTTGTTCAGGCAGCAACAGGATACCCAGCATATACGCCAGCAGCGGAATAATCACGAAGTTTATTGCCAGTGAAAACCCCAATACCCTGATATGTGTAAGATTATAGGCCTCCTGAACCTTGAAACCTATCATAGTGGGATAAATCATCAAGAAAGTTAAAGGCAGAATTACTGCTTTGAGAAAAGAGGTATCGGTATAGTACCCGGTAATAAACCCCGCAAGCAACGTAACCGGTATAGCTACAATTAGATTCTTTGAAGGAAAGTGAAAAATTTTGGTTAACATATTAATCCCCTTTCTGGCAATATCCTGCCCCGGAAAAGCCGGAATTAGTCTTATACCCCCCAGGGGTATTTTCCTAGATTATACTCTGCGTATCTCTCATCTGTCAAGGTAGAAAGGGTAAAAAACGAAAACAAAAAAAGCCCTTGTTAAAGGACTCTAAGATTCAACAGCGGTCAAGGGCATCCCTCAGGCCATTGCCCCAGAAGTAGAAGGCCATTATGGTAATACTGATAAATAAAGCGGGGAAAAACAACTGCCAGGGATAAAGACCTATCGTGCCAATCCCTTCACTGACAAGCACCCCCCAGCTGGCTTTGGGAATACTTACTCCCAGTCCGAGAAAACTCAGAAATGCCTCTGCAAAGATTGCTTCAGGTATGCCAAATATCATAGTTACCATCACAGGCCCAGCAGTGTTGGGGATAATATGCCGGAAAAGCACCTGCCCGGTGCCGGCTCCGATAGATTTCGCCGCCAGTACATACTCCCTCTCTTTTAGGCTGAGCACCTGGGCTCTAACAATTCTCGCCATGTTCATCCAACCGGTAATACCCAGGGCCGCAAAGACGGTTATCAAGCCCGGTTCGATTACAACCATCAATAGGATTACATACAGAATAAAAGGAACGGCAGAAAAAATATCCACAATCCGCATCATGATATCATCTGTTCTGCCTCCGGCATAACCGGAATACCCGCCATATGCAATTCCTAACAGACCGCTGACGATACAAGCCAAAATACCTACTGCCAGTGAAATTCTTGCTCCATAGCAGACCCGTGTGAACAAGTCCCTCCCAAGGCTGTCTGTGCCAAACCAATGGTCCCCGCCAGGCCCCAGGTTAGCGTTCTCCAGGTCTTGGCCCGCATAAGAATAGCCGCTGACAGCCGGCCCAGCCAAAGCCATAATTACCAGCAGTCCTATTACCATCATCCCCAGCACCGCCGGTTTATTTCTTTTTAAAACAGTCCAGGCGGCATAGTTCATCCCTTCAACCTCCCAGACCCGCTCAGGCTTATCCTGGGGTCTACCAGCACAAACACAATATCAATAATAAAGTTTATGGCCAGGAGAACTGCACTATAAAATAAAGTAACCCCCATGATTACGGTATAGTCCCTGTTTGTAATACTAGTAACAAAATATTCCCCCAACCCAGGTATAGCAAAAACCTTTTCAATCACAAAACTCCCGGTCAATACACTGGCAGTCATTGGCCCCAGGTAAGCAATAACCGGTATCAGGGCATTTCTAATCCCATGTCGATAAACAACAGCCTTTTTGGATAGTCCTTTGGCCAGAGCAGTCCTGATATAGTCCTGGCGGAGAACCTCCAGCATGCTGGAACGCATCAGGGCAGCAATAAATGCTGTCGGACCGGCGGCCAGCGCCAGTGTAGGGAGTACCAGGTGTTCGGCGGTACCCCACATGGCAGGTGGAAACCAACCCAGCTTGAGTGAAAACACATAAATAAGAAGCGGGGCCATCACGAACCCCGGAATGGAATAATTAAGCGCTGCCAAGCCTACTGCCAGGAAATCCTGCCATTTGTTGTGGTTTAATGCAGCAAAAATTCCCAGGGAACATCCAGCAGTAACCGCAATACAGACAGCTGCTATGCCCAGGGTGGCCGAAACGGGAAAACCTTCCCGGATAAGTTCATTTACAGTCCTGTCCGGATATTTAAAAGAAGGGCCAAGATCCCCGCGGAACAGCCCTCCCAAATAGTCCGCATACTGCTTCCAAAGCGGCTGATCCAAGTGGTATCTGGCATTAAGATTGTTGATTACCTCAGGGGGAAGCTGCTTTTCAGAGGCAAAGGGGCCGCCAGGAACAGCGTGCATCAGAAAAAACACCAGTGTTGCAATTGTCAACAGACCCAGCAGGCTGTTTACCAACCTGCGCATAATATATCCAGCCAAGGTCTCCACCCTATTCTACATATGCATTCCTAAAATCGGCATAAGTCCCAAAAGGCGGAACAATAATGCCTTGAATATTTTCCCGGATAAGATTATCATTGACATAAAAATATAGCGGCATGACCGGCATTTCATTCATAAGAACAGCTTCCGCCTCATGCATTGCCTTCATTCTGAGAAAGTTATCGCCAGTTCCGTTAGCCTGTGCAATAAGGCTGTCATAGCGGTAATTTGACCATCCTGTAATATTGTTACCCCCGCCGGACAAAAACACATCCATAAAGGTCATCGGGTCGAGGTAATCCGGCCCCCATCCTGACCTGGAAATATCATAATTCATGGCTGCCTGGTCTGCCATATAGACCTGCCACTCCTTGGGAGCAAGCTTAATCTCTATGCCCAGGTTCTGACGCCACATTTCCTGGATGGCCTCAGCTGTCTTACGGTGTCTTTCATTATTGTTAAACTGCAGGGTAAGCGGTGGAAACCCCCTGCCTTGTGGGTAACCGGCCTCTTCCAATAACCTCCGGGCCGCTGCCACATCTTCGGTAAAATACCGGTTCCCTCCTTTTTCTCTGAAGTCAACTGCAGCCGGTTCATCAGTGAAACCAAAAGGCACCCAGGCATAAGCAGGTTTCTCTCCTGCCTGAGTCACATGTTGGACTATAGCTGCCCTGTCAATGGACATCGCCAGGGCCTTTCTGACCTTGGGGTTGTCCAGGGGTTTCCGCTGGGTATTAAACCAAAATATTTCTGCTGAAAGGTCAGGGAAAATACGGAAATCAGAATCGTGCTTTTTCAACGCAATCTCCTGGGCCGGTGTCCGTTCCACAAAAT
This DNA window, taken from Phosphitispora fastidiosa, encodes the following:
- a CDS encoding ABC transporter permease translates to MNYAAWTVLKRNKPAVLGMMVIGLLVIMALAGPAVSGYSYAGQDLENANLGPGGDHWFGTDSLGRDLFTRVCYGARISLAVGILACIVSGLLGIAYGGYSGYAGGRTDDIMMRIVDIFSAVPFILYVILLMVVIEPGLITVFAALGITGWMNMARIVRAQVLSLKEREYVLAAKSIGAGTGQVLFRHIIPNTAGPVMVTMIFGIPEAIFAEAFLSFLGLGVSIPKASWGVLVSEGIGTIGLYPWQLFFPALFISITIMAFYFWGNGLRDALDRC
- a CDS encoding peptide ABC transporter substrate-binding protein, producing MINKKGAALGLILFLIMVTGCGVAQKQTAVPQKASQVVRYNLGAEPESLDPAKMTGMVEGTVANALFEGLVRYDDANRPQPGIAAEWQISDDGLVYTFRLRDAKWSNGDPVTAEDFRFSWLRVLNPDTASDYAYQLYYIKGAEEYNSGRGTAEDVAVKAKDAHTLEVTLKAPARQFLGLTAFQTLMPVNPKVVEKYPDWYASPKNYVGNGPFLLETWEHKQKITLVKNPNYWAAGDVKLDKLEIYLLEDDNTAYAMYKTGRLDFVERTPAQEIALKKHDSDFRIFPDLSAEIFWFNTQRKPLDNPKVRKALAMSIDRAAIVQHVTQAGEKPAYAWVPFGFTDEPAAVDFREKGGNRYFTEDVAAARRLLEEAGYPQGRGFPPLTLQFNNNERHRKTAEAIQEMWRQNLGIEIKLAPKEWQVYMADQAAMNYDISRSGWGPDYLDPMTFMDVFLSGGGNNITGWSNYRYDSLIAQANGTGDNFLRMKAMHEAEAVLMNEMPVMPLYFYVNDNLIRENIQGIIVPPFGTYADFRNAYVE
- a CDS encoding arsenic resistance protein, with amino-acid sequence MLTKIFHFPSKNLIVAIPVTLLAGFITGYYTDTSFLKAVILPLTFLMIYPTMIGFKVQEAYNLTHIRVLGFSLAINFVIIPLLAYMLGILLLPEQPEMIAGLALASLLPTSGMTISWTMIFKGNVPAAIKMTAVGLITGSLLAPWYLLVMVGKMVPINITQLFFTISVIVFLPLILGNLTFKFLMKRMEPKEFQARLKPLLPSFSQWAMLLIIFSSISMKARMIISQPDLIITGFIVLLLFYVFNFLISTVAGRAFFGREDAIALVYGTVMRNLSISLGVALASFGVKAGLIVTLAFIIQVQTAAWYGKLNERYGFIGERTAPAEK
- a CDS encoding homoserine dehydrogenase, with the protein product MGGKCIQAALLGCGTVGGGVWKVLNNNQDIIRKRAGIDIKIKKVLEIDFEKAQKAGVPKAVLTKNPDDIINDKDIDIVIEVIGGTTLSRELILRAMQAGKSVVTANKDLLAQDGEELFGAAGKNKVDLLFEASVGGGIPIIHPLKEGLSGNQIKAIYGIVNGTTNYMLTKMSQDGSNYADVLTEAQEKGYAEADPTSDVEGYDSARKLAILSSIAFNTRVSFKDVYCEGISKITARDIMYAKELNYVVKLLAIGKETDGEIEVRVHPTFIPQSHPLASVNDVFNAIFIQGDAVGDVMFYGRGAGELPTASAVVGDVIDAARNKIMNVRGRIACTCYDNKIIRDIGDTKAKFYVRMKVLDRTGVLAAIASVFGNQEVSLDSVIQKRNIGSLAEIVWVTHDVLEKNIQDALKIIGGLSIVEEICNVIRVEGE
- the thrB gene encoding homoserine kinase, which produces MIRVQIPATTANMGPGFDTLGMALKLFNIVEMEETRAGLQIDVEGDGAEKIPRDPGNIVYIAALRVFKHTGYEPRGLRIKIINNIPVARGLGSSASAIVGGLLAANILSGNRLGEKALINLATEIEGHPDNVAPALVGGIVVSAQADGEVKYSKIEPPAKLKCIVAIPDFVLPTKLAREVLPQSVSLSDAVYNIGRTALLVTALMKQDFTLLATAMDDRIHQPYRANLVPGMKRVFAAAKLAGARGISLSGAGPTLIAFCDHNTDLIASVMKDTFLQSGIKARVLELEPNPVGAIALEVMK
- a CDS encoding ACT domain-containing protein, which translates into the protein MVREEARQYYIVAVDILPEAIKKTADVKEIIARGEAGTVNTAVQKVGMSKSAFYKYRDGVFPFHRAVHNKIVTVSLLLEHKSGVLSTILNTIAAEQGNILTINQGIPLQGLANATVSIDTAGMTVPVATLLQAVGLIKGVKKVEVIGQS
- a CDS encoding ABC transporter permease, with the protein product MRRLVNSLLGLLTIATLVFFLMHAVPGGPFASEKQLPPEVINNLNARYHLDQPLWKQYADYLGGLFRGDLGPSFKYPDRTVNELIREGFPVSATLGIAAVCIAVTAGCSLGIFAALNHNKWQDFLAVGLAALNYSIPGFVMAPLLIYVFSLKLGWFPPAMWGTAEHLVLPTLALAAGPTAFIAALMRSSMLEVLRQDYIRTALAKGLSKKAVVYRHGIRNALIPVIAYLGPMTASVLTGSFVIEKVFAIPGLGEYFVTSITNRDYTVIMGVTLFYSAVLLAINFIIDIVFVLVDPRISLSGSGRLKG